The following coding sequences lie in one Pseudomonadota bacterium genomic window:
- a CDS encoding (2Fe-2S)-binding protein, whose product MIKLNINNREYQVEAAADEPLLWVIRDRLQMTGTKFGCGIGECGACTVQIDGEAVQSCQVEAGDAVGKKITTIEGLPENHPVRNAWLEKEVPQCGYCHSGQIMSAASLLAKKPKPTDSDIDEAMAINICRCGTYPRIRQAIHHAARKKA is encoded by the coding sequence ATGATAAAGCTGAATATCAATAACAGGGAGTACCAGGTTGAAGCCGCAGCTGATGAACCGTTGCTCTGGGTCATTCGGGACCGGCTGCAGATGACCGGCACCAAGTTCGGCTGCGGAATCGGCGAGTGCGGCGCCTGCACGGTGCAGATCGATGGTGAGGCGGTGCAGTCCTGCCAGGTAGAGGCAGGGGACGCGGTCGGGAAAAAGATCACTACCATTGAAGGGTTGCCGGAGAACCATCCGGTCAGGAATGCCTGGCTGGAAAAAGAGGTCCCCCAGTGCGGCTACTGTCATTCCGGCCAGATTATGTCGGCCGCCTCATTGCTTGCGAAAAAACCGAAACCGACCGATTCCGATATCGACGAGGCCATGGCCATCAATATCTGCCGCTGCGGAACCTATCCCAGGATACGCCAGGCGATCCACCATGCAGCCAGAAAGAAGGCCTAA
- a CDS encoding AbrB/MazE/SpoVT family DNA-binding domain-containing protein, translating into MQTTISSKYQVVIPKRAREHLNLKPQQKLTVIEKDGMLILVPQSSLSELRGLAAGIITDGYRDKEDRH; encoded by the coding sequence ATGCAGACAACGATTTCCAGCAAGTACCAGGTCGTAATTCCGAAGCGCGCCAGAGAGCATCTGAATCTGAAGCCTCAGCAGAAATTAACTGTTATTGAAAAAGACGGCATGCTGATCCTCGTTCCGCAATCTTCTCTCTCCGAATTAAGAGGGTTGGCCGCCGGGATTATAACAGATGGTTACCGGGACAAGGAGGATCGCCACTAG
- a CDS encoding type II toxin-antitoxin system VapC family toxin, whose amino-acid sequence MIIVDSCGWLEWFTDGKLADQYQKYLAKQDDLLVPAIVLYEVYKVLKREVGEEKALLAVGYMKNAQTIPFDDNIALAAADIALQENLAMADAIIVATSRYHNCPVISSDADLKDRENVTFIPKV is encoded by the coding sequence GTGATTATCGTTGACTCTTGCGGGTGGCTGGAGTGGTTCACCGACGGAAAGCTGGCTGATCAATATCAAAAATACCTGGCGAAACAGGATGACCTTCTCGTTCCGGCCATAGTCCTTTATGAGGTTTATAAAGTCCTCAAAAGAGAAGTCGGTGAGGAAAAAGCGCTCTTGGCCGTCGGTTATATGAAAAACGCGCAGACAATCCCTTTCGATGACAATATTGCACTTGCCGCAGCAGATATTGCCTTGCAGGAAAATCTGGCGATGGCTGATGCAATCATTGTTGCCACATCCCGTTATCATAATTGTCCGGTTATCTCGTCGGATGCAGACTTGAAAGACCGGGAAAACGTCACCTTTATCCCGAAGGTATGA
- a CDS encoding Fic family protein, whose product MTHYIWQEEKWPQFTWRSETVINPLSRCNFMRGQLLGRVSSLGMKMGLEAQAEVLAAEVLQTSAIEGQTLAPDSVRSSVARRLGLPDVGLTAPDRYTDGLVDVLLDATANYDRPLTNERLHGWQAALFPTGFSGLQRITVGNYRGDAPMQVISGPLGREKIHYEAPPGRQVEKEVSQLLDWWHEKQGQIDGILRAAIAGFWFVSIHPYEDGNGRLARAITDMALAQDEKLAVRYYSFSAQIMEDRQGYYEVLEKCQKGGLDITAWLVWFLGCFERAIAKSDSLIGKVLQKARFWEVNGQKQITIRQRKVVNRLLDAGAGGFTGGLTTRKYSGMTKASRATSYREITDLVNKNILVQNPGKGRSVSYDLVWPD is encoded by the coding sequence ATGACTCATTACATCTGGCAAGAAGAAAAATGGCCCCAGTTTACCTGGCGCAGCGAAACGGTGATAAATCCGCTCAGCAGGTGCAATTTTATGCGTGGGCAATTGCTGGGCAGGGTGAGTTCCCTCGGCATGAAAATGGGCCTGGAGGCCCAGGCCGAGGTGCTGGCTGCCGAGGTACTGCAAACCTCAGCCATAGAAGGTCAAACCCTGGCCCCAGACTCCGTGCGCTCCTCGGTGGCCAGAAGACTTGGCCTGCCGGATGTTGGTTTGACCGCGCCAGACCGTTATACCGACGGCCTGGTCGATGTTCTTCTTGACGCCACTGCCAACTATGACCGCCCTTTAACAAATGAACGGCTGCATGGCTGGCAGGCGGCCCTTTTCCCCACCGGTTTTTCCGGGTTGCAGCGGATCACGGTCGGGAATTACCGGGGCGATGCGCCAATGCAGGTTATCTCAGGCCCTCTTGGTCGAGAAAAGATCCATTATGAAGCGCCCCCGGGCAGACAAGTAGAAAAAGAAGTCAGCCAACTCCTCGACTGGTGGCATGAAAAACAAGGTCAAATTGATGGCATATTGCGCGCGGCCATAGCTGGGTTCTGGTTTGTATCCATTCACCCGTATGAAGATGGCAACGGCCGACTGGCCAGGGCAATTACCGATATGGCCCTCGCCCAGGACGAAAAACTCGCCGTTCGATATTATAGTTTTTCAGCGCAAATCATGGAAGATCGGCAGGGATATTACGAGGTGCTGGAAAAGTGCCAAAAAGGCGGCCTTGATATCACCGCTTGGCTCGTTTGGTTTCTCGGCTGTTTTGAACGGGCAATTGCCAAATCCGATTCTCTTATCGGCAAGGTCCTGCAAAAAGCCCGTTTTTGGGAAGTCAATGGCCAGAAACAAATAACCATCCGGCAGCGCAAGGTGGTAAATCGCTTACTTGACGCCGGCGCCGGAGGCTTTACCGGCGGGTTGACCACCAGAAAATATTCCGGGATGACCAAGGCCAGCCGCGCCACCAGCTATCGTGAAATAACCGACTTGGTCAATAAGAACATATTGGTTCAGAATCCCGGCAAGGGGCGAAGTGTCAGCTATGATCTTGTTTGGCCTGATTAA